The candidate division WOR-3 bacterium genome has a window encoding:
- a CDS encoding acyl-CoA N-acyltransferase, translating into MVTVIEVKTPQQLKRFIDLPFALYWGKLGHGAEYPCWVPPLKKEVAAILDFRHHPFWEHAISTLFLAEKAGMTVGRISAQIDHNYNKLWDEKLGSFGFFECVDDQEVANALFDAAAQWVKSRGMNRLRGPMSPSSNDEWGFLIEGFDQPPVLMMPYNPPYYLRLAENYGFVKAKDLLAFIKYAHTPMPERLVALAERLRANPNITVRPINMKKLPSEMAIVRELYNTSWEKNWGFSPMTDKEMNLLAQNLKTFADPNMVLLAFYQGKPAGLAITLPDMNQVLKHLNGKLGLIGMVKFLYYRRKITGARAIVFGFKPEYRRLGLPVLLFYETEKYMRQKGYQWCELSWNLEDNWLINEFDRELGGEVYKKYRVVEKPV; encoded by the coding sequence ATGGTAACCGTCATTGAGGTCAAAACCCCGCAACAGTTAAAGCGGTTTATCGACCTGCCCTTTGCCCTGTATTGGGGAAAACTCGGGCACGGTGCAGAGTACCCCTGCTGGGTACCGCCGCTCAAGAAGGAGGTGGCGGCAATCCTTGATTTTAGGCACCACCCATTCTGGGAACACGCCATCAGCACCCTGTTCCTCGCCGAAAAAGCCGGTATGACGGTTGGCAGAATCTCGGCGCAGATTGACCACAACTACAACAAACTCTGGGACGAGAAACTGGGTTCGTTTGGCTTTTTTGAATGTGTTGACGACCAGGAGGTGGCGAATGCGCTTTTTGATGCCGCCGCGCAATGGGTCAAGAGCCGCGGGATGAACCGGCTGCGCGGACCAATGAGCCCTTCCTCGAACGACGAATGGGGCTTTCTCATTGAAGGCTTTGACCAGCCGCCGGTTTTGATGATGCCCTACAACCCACCTTACTACCTGCGCCTCGCCGAAAATTATGGGTTTGTAAAGGCGAAAGACCTCCTCGCCTTTATTAAATACGCCCACACCCCGATGCCCGAACGGCTTGTCGCACTTGCCGAACGCCTCCGCGCCAACCCCAACATCACGGTCCGACCAATTAATATGAAAAAACTGCCTTCGGAGATGGCAATCGTCCGGGAACTGTACAACACCTCCTGGGAGAAAAACTGGGGTTTCTCGCCGATGACCGACAAAGAGATGAACCTCCTTGCCCAAAACCTGAAAACATTTGCCGACCCCAATATGGTGCTTCTTGCCTTCTATCAGGGAAAACCCGCTGGACTTGCCATCACTTTACCCGATATGAATCAGGTTTTAAAGCATCTAAACGGTAAACTGGGACTTATTGGAATGGTAAAATTCCTCTACTACCGCCGGAAAATCACCGGTGCCCGCGCCATCGTGTTCGGGTTCAAGCCCGAGTACCGCCGGCTTGGACTGCCGGTTCTTCTGTTCTACGAAACCGAAAAATATATGCGGCAGAAGGGCTATCAGTGGTGCGAACT